The following coding sequences are from one Arthrobacter sp. PvP023 window:
- a CDS encoding histidine phosphatase family protein — protein MEPAADVLARARPALDALLADSPGVSVIVVTHDAVIRPLIASTDPTKTVLAVPTGSWNGL, from the coding sequence GTGGAGCCGGCCGCGGACGTTCTCGCCCGTGCCCGCCCGGCCCTTGATGCACTCCTTGCCGACTCCCCGGGTGTATCCGTGATCGTTGTGACCCATGACGCGGTGATCCGGCCGTTGATCGCCTCGACAGACCCGACCAAAACGGTCCTTGCCGTGCCGACGGGGAGCTGGAACGGTCTCTGA
- a CDS encoding DUF3883 domain-containing protein, with translation MGYYRDDGWTVTDTRQNRPYDAVVDRGGERIYLEAKGTRSNGDSVIVTRNEVDHARQHPGLCMMGVWSGMTFRPDGTVDPEAGTFRILPFGPDTKDLRPRDFDWTLPWDLE, from the coding sequence ATGGGCTACTACCGGGACGATGGCTGGACTGTCACAGACACCCGGCAGAATCGCCCCTATGACGCTGTAGTGGATAGGGGTGGCGAGCGGATCTATCTTGAAGCGAAAGGCACACGGAGCAACGGTGACTCGGTCATCGTGACGCGCAACGAGGTCGACCACGCCCGCCAGCATCCGGGGCTCTGCATGATGGGCGTATGGTCCGGCATGACGTTCAGGCCGGACGGAACTGTGGACCCCGAGGCGGGGACCTTCAGGATCCTTCCTTTCGGTCCCGACACCAAGGACCTTCGTCCGCGCGACTTCGACTGGACCCTTCCCTGGGACCTGGAGTAA